From the Limisphaerales bacterium genome, one window contains:
- a CDS encoding antitoxin VapB family protein, whose protein sequence is MKTIAVSETAYERLAVWKKSRKDTFSKVIERMVPAKGTFDAVLEATGNLPDLSDEQVDSLESAVNEGRKTLDDPWK, encoded by the coding sequence GTGAAGACAATAGCAGTATCAGAGACGGCTTATGAGCGGCTTGCGGTTTGGAAAAAAAGCCGAAAAGACACGTTTTCCAAGGTGATTGAGCGGATGGTGCCTGCAAAGGGCACATTTGATGCCGTGCTGGAGGCGACTGGAAATTTACCTGATTTGTCCGATGAACAGGTGGATTCGTTGGAATCAGCCGTTAACGAAGGCAGAAAAACATTGGATGACCCGTGGAAGTAG
- a CDS encoding addiction module protein, with product MEAIWVDLRSRVENAAIPEVHRKLLDERRARVGSGETKLHEWGDVKLTIRGS from the coding sequence ATGGAGGCAATTTGGGTGGACTTAAGGAGCCGCGTGGAAAACGCTGCAATCCCTGAAGTCCACCGGAAATTGCTCGATGAACGCCGCGCAAGGGTGGGTTCCGGCGAAACCAAACTCCACGAATGGGGTGATGTTAAACTCACCATAAGAGGATCGTGA
- a CDS encoding type II toxin-antitoxin system VapC family toxin, which yields MEVVADTTVLIDLFRHRRRPESLAGLRRALGESAVLLPWIVQAEYARGAYYQGIGREELEQYFQAYTPLPMSADVIHLYAQTWAEMRRRKLQIDYPDLWIAVAALLRGVPVITRNTAHFEKVPGLEVVGYKI from the coding sequence GTGGAAGTAGTGGCCGACACCACCGTGCTGATTGACCTCTTCCGCCATCGGCGGCGTCCGGAATCGTTGGCGGGATTGCGGCGAGCTTTGGGTGAATCTGCGGTTCTGCTGCCGTGGATTGTCCAAGCTGAGTATGCACGCGGCGCATATTATCAGGGCATCGGCCGCGAGGAATTGGAGCAGTATTTTCAGGCATACACCCCACTACCAATGAGTGCGGACGTGATTCATCTTTACGCCCAAACGTGGGCTGAGATGCGACGGCGCAAGCTGCAAATTGATTACCCAGATTTGTGGATAGCCGTGGCGGCCTTGCTCCGAGGCGTGCCAGTGATTACCCGCAACACCGCCCACTTTGAAAAGGTGCCGGGGTTGGAAGTAGTTGGATATAAAATTTGA
- a CDS encoding PQQ-binding-like beta-propeller repeat protein has product MKKGAVVLLLSAGAIQSALAAEDGLLHRWRFEQAKDGAIPAVVGAPARYGGSANLEKQGGLGRLRLMGTDSRAWVTDDFNSVKVPQKSITVEAWVSPAAPMAWGCIAGIIQDNGDYERGWLLGYRERKFVFTLSSEGNQKLAYTRGKTDFQDNRWYHVVGTYDSETKATRLYVNGKLEVSETRHSGAISYPPKATFELGNYKDDNEVYRGKISLHEISIYEKALDAANIEKRFNARKNEFPLPPQPLEFVSSPQLRWQNRSTLRMDWKTAGAMPATIRWKRADGTGERLIELSAAKHVSTLITNLPSDGDYRYRIIAKGKGNAEFASEWYKFDTSFFYRLPDRPKRPSPFANDAPMRRVQSAAKRILSETSIRQGYALVLGSAGGRLAHELARQTDLQVIVVEPDAAKAQAARKALNVAGLYGIRASVHHGSVADLPYGPYFANLIVSGSLLFDGKLPGDNAEELWRVLRPAGGVAMLGHAAGELTAAQLKNWFKTGQEDCQITVDGNEVWATVKRGKLEGAGDWTHQYGSADNTTNSRDDLVRGEMGILWWGEPGPRPMPDRGGRNPAPLATNGRMFIQGDRVLFGVDAYNGTVLWTFFAPEMRRSNMPRDGSNMVATDNTVFVTIGGECIALDAQTGQRRTAVHAAKGRDWGWISASQKQLLSTTVKRDSSYTADSGEWYDAFRPGEVERVVSDSLVSHDAATGKQQWAYRGGAVMNSTITIADDTIYFVESRNPEVAKAATSRLMPAELNNQYLVAIDRKTGRKLWEKTVDFAKCENMLYLLHAKGTLVATGSDRKHMYYNHAFDVSSPALRFGTEKPEVPELWKNSYDAHKKAKDNGHGEHIQHPLVIGETFFGDSRAFHLHTGKSLPIQFPERRGCGNMAASSHSMFYRHYFHGIWDIEANKKSELQGIRSGCWLGIIPAQGLMLAPESSSGCSCTHSIQTSAAWVPRTVLKKKSN; this is encoded by the coding sequence ATGAAAAAAGGGGCCGTAGTTTTATTGTTATCAGCCGGTGCGATTCAATCCGCACTCGCGGCGGAAGACGGTTTGCTCCATCGCTGGCGATTCGAGCAGGCGAAGGATGGGGCGATTCCAGCAGTGGTCGGCGCACCGGCAAGGTACGGCGGCTCCGCCAATTTGGAAAAACAAGGCGGATTGGGGCGGCTGCGGCTTATGGGCACAGATAGTCGAGCGTGGGTGACGGATGATTTTAATTCAGTGAAGGTGCCCCAAAAATCCATCACCGTGGAGGCGTGGGTGAGTCCGGCGGCTCCGATGGCGTGGGGCTGCATCGCGGGCATCATTCAGGACAACGGCGATTACGAGCGCGGTTGGTTGTTGGGCTATCGTGAGCGGAAATTCGTTTTCACACTTTCCAGCGAGGGTAATCAAAAATTGGCCTACACGCGGGGCAAGACCGATTTTCAGGACAACCGCTGGTATCACGTCGTGGGCACGTACGACAGCGAAACCAAGGCTACGCGTCTCTATGTGAACGGCAAGCTGGAAGTGTCCGAGACACGCCATTCCGGTGCCATCAGTTATCCGCCGAAGGCCACCTTTGAGTTAGGCAATTATAAAGATGACAATGAGGTGTATCGCGGCAAAATCAGTTTGCACGAAATTTCCATTTACGAAAAAGCACTGGACGCCGCCAATATTGAGAAGCGTTTCAATGCGCGCAAAAATGAATTCCCTCTTCCGCCACAACCGCTGGAGTTCGTGTCGTCACCTCAATTGCGCTGGCAAAATCGCAGCACCCTGCGGATGGATTGGAAAACGGCTGGGGCAATGCCCGCGACTATTCGTTGGAAGCGCGCAGATGGCACTGGCGAACGGCTCATCGAACTGAGTGCTGCAAAACACGTTTCAACATTAATCACCAATCTTCCATCCGATGGCGATTATCGCTATCGCATCATTGCGAAAGGGAAGGGCAACGCGGAGTTCGCCAGCGAGTGGTATAAATTCGACACGTCATTTTTCTATCGGCTACCGGATCGGCCCAAGCGGCCTTCGCCATTCGCGAACGATGCGCCGATGCGCCGCGTGCAATCCGCTGCAAAACGCATCCTTTCTGAAACCAGCATTCGCCAAGGATACGCACTCGTGCTTGGCAGTGCGGGTGGACGGTTGGCCCACGAGCTGGCGCGGCAAACGGATTTGCAGGTGATCGTTGTTGAGCCGGACGCCGCCAAAGCCCAAGCCGCGCGCAAAGCGTTGAATGTAGCGGGCTTGTACGGGATTCGCGCCAGTGTGCATCACGGTAGCGTGGCCGATTTACCCTACGGCCCGTACTTCGCAAATCTCATTGTGTCGGGCAGTTTGCTTTTTGATGGAAAATTGCCGGGCGACAATGCGGAGGAATTATGGCGCGTGTTGCGTCCGGCCGGTGGCGTCGCAATGCTTGGGCACGCGGCCGGAGAATTGACTGCGGCGCAGTTGAAAAATTGGTTTAAAACTGGCCAGGAAGATTGCCAAATAACGGTTGATGGCAATGAAGTGTGGGCCACAGTGAAACGCGGCAAGCTCGAAGGCGCCGGCGACTGGACGCATCAATATGGCTCGGCGGACAACACGACCAACAGCCGGGATGATTTAGTGCGCGGCGAGATGGGGATTCTTTGGTGGGGCGAACCGGGCCCGCGGCCGATGCCCGACCGGGGCGGGCGAAATCCCGCGCCACTGGCGACCAATGGCCGGATGTTCATCCAAGGCGACCGCGTGCTGTTTGGGGTTGATGCCTACAATGGAACGGTGTTGTGGACGTTTTTTGCGCCCGAAATGCGTCGCTCAAATATGCCGCGCGATGGCTCAAATATGGTGGCCACGGACAATACGGTTTTTGTCACCATCGGAGGCGAATGCATCGCGTTGGATGCGCAGACCGGCCAGCGCCGCACGGCGGTGCACGCAGCGAAGGGTCGCGATTGGGGCTGGATCTCTGCGAGCCAGAAGCAGCTTCTCAGCACCACGGTGAAAAGGGATTCCAGTTACACAGCGGATTCAGGTGAGTGGTACGATGCATTTAGGCCGGGAGAAGTGGAGCGCGTGGTCAGCGATTCATTGGTGAGCCACGATGCTGCCACGGGCAAACAACAATGGGCGTATCGCGGCGGTGCGGTGATGAATTCCACCATCACGATCGCGGACGACACAATTTATTTTGTCGAAAGCCGAAATCCCGAGGTTGCCAAAGCCGCGACCAGCCGCCTGATGCCCGCGGAGTTAAACAACCAATACCTCGTGGCGATTGATCGCAAAACCGGCCGGAAGCTGTGGGAAAAGACGGTGGACTTTGCCAAGTGCGAAAATATGCTCTATCTCCTGCACGCCAAAGGAACGCTGGTCGCCACCGGCAGTGATCGGAAGCATATGTATTATAACCACGCATTCGACGTGAGTTCGCCAGCGCTGCGTTTTGGGACAGAAAAACCAGAGGTGCCCGAGCTATGGAAAAACAGTTACGACGCGCACAAAAAAGCAAAAGACAACGGACACGGCGAGCATATCCAGCATCCGTTGGTCATCGGCGAAACTTTCTTTGGCGACAGTCGTGCCTTCCATCTGCACACTGGCAAATCGCTGCCAATTCAGTTTCCCGAGCGACGCGGCTGCGGCAACATGGCCGCCAGTAGCCACAGCATGTTTTACCGCCACTACTTCCACGGCATCTGGGACATCGAGGCCAACAAAAAATCCGAACTCCAAGGCATTCGCAGCGGCTGCTGGCTCGGCATCATCCCCGCCCAAGGCCTTATGCTCGCCCCCGAAAGCAGCAGTGGCTGTTCCTGCACGCACTCCATCCAAACCTCCGCAGCGTGGGTGCCTCGTACGGTTTTGAAGAAGAAATCAAATTGA